One stretch of Filifactor alocis ATCC 35896 DNA includes these proteins:
- a CDS encoding S-layer homology domain-containing protein, whose amino-acid sequence MTRAEWITVLQSLQNNVELTSDEEEELLSRFKDKDSIPYWARKAVAGTVQSGLISGFDNRIYADRPISRAEIAGTLYRLLYQ is encoded by the coding sequence ATGACCAGAGCGGAATGGATAACTGTATTACAGAGTCTGCAAAACAATGTCGAGTTAACCTCTGATGAAGAGGAAGAACTATTGTCACGATTCAAAGACAAAGACAGTATTCCGTATTGGGCAAGAAAAGCAGTTGCAGGCACTGTTCAATCAGGATTGATTTCGGGTTTTGACAATAGGATTTATGCAGACCGACCAATCAGCAGAGCCGAAATTGCGGGTACTCTGTATCGATTGCTTTAT
- a CDS encoding DUF6273 domain-containing protein produces the protein MKRQRILLLGIVICIALSCIGCIRFSGGKKTEIPIKKLAYDTKKKGEHIVYIKENSGYEPYFVLTKNYYGKTLLMRYYLLDQPRAFNIYEQNGACNAYYPNSLMDCFLSNDFFHTLSPKMQELILEMDIDITTEESIDAGPILETEKLRRKIFLLSSYEVDGPESTLTANEGIKLKYFADAPDGKIRIACYKNGETMNYWLRTAYTWYDYEVTSVADDRGIVGEAQVHAELAVRPIFCIEGDTPVYKKKISDMKTGYVIE, from the coding sequence ATGAAACGACAGAGGATATTGTTACTTGGAATTGTAATATGTATTGCACTGAGTTGTATAGGATGTATTCGGTTCTCAGGAGGAAAAAAGACAGAGATTCCCATAAAAAAACTTGCCTATGATACCAAAAAAAAGGGAGAACATATTGTATATATCAAAGAGAACAGCGGATATGAACCCTACTTTGTGCTGACAAAAAACTATTATGGAAAGACACTGTTAATGAGGTATTATCTCTTAGACCAACCTCGAGCATTTAATATCTATGAACAAAATGGAGCTTGTAATGCGTATTATCCGAACAGCTTAATGGATTGCTTTTTGTCCAATGATTTTTTTCATACACTAAGTCCGAAAATGCAGGAGCTTATCTTAGAGATGGATATCGATATTACAACAGAAGAGAGTATAGATGCAGGACCGATATTGGAGACAGAGAAGCTGAGACGAAAAATCTTTTTGTTATCCTCCTATGAAGTGGACGGTCCGGAATCCACTTTGACAGCAAACGAAGGGATTAAGCTGAAATACTTTGCGGATGCACCGGATGGAAAGATTCGAATTGCCTGCTACAAGAATGGAGAAACGATGAATTACTGGCTCAGAACTGCATATACTTGGTATGATTATGAGGTTACCAGTGTAGCCGATGATAGAGGTATTGTAGGAGAAGCACAGGTACATGCGGAATTAGCCGTTCGCCCAATCTTCTGCATTGAAGGAGATACCCCTGTTTACAAGAAGAAGATAAGTGATATGAAGACAGGATATGTGATAGAGTAA
- a CDS encoding DUF6273 domain-containing protein, whose product MKRQRILLLGIAICVLFSYIGYAVFLEENTTPIPIERLAYDTKRIGKHIVYIKEDGEYEPYFVLTKNYYGKTLLMRYYLLDQPRAFNIYEGNGFHNAYYPNSLMDCFLSNDFFHTLSPKMQELILEMDIDITTEESIAAGPVLETEKLRRKIFLLSSYEVDGPESTLETQEGIKLKYFADAPDGKIRIACYKNGETMNYWLRTAFTWDDYEVSCVNDDRGIVGAAEVHGELAVRPIFCIEGDTPVYKKKISDMKTGYVIE is encoded by the coding sequence ATGAAACGACAGAGGATATTGTTACTTGGCATTGCAATATGTGTTCTATTCAGCTATATAGGCTATGCTGTATTTTTAGAAGAGAATACAACACCGATTCCAATCGAACGGCTTGCCTACGATACTAAAAGAATCGGAAAACATATTGTATATATTAAAGAAGACGGAGAATATGAACCTTACTTTGTATTAACAAAAAACTACTACGGAAAGACGCTGTTGATGAGGTATTATCTCTTAGACCAACCCCGAGCATTTAATATCTATGAGGGAAACGGATTTCATAACGCCTATTATCCGAACAGCTTAATGGATTGCTTTTTGTCCAACGACTTTTTTCATACACTAAGTCCCAAAATGCAGGAGCTTATCTTAGAGATGGATATCGATATTACCACAGAAGAGAGTATTGCAGCAGGACCGGTATTGGAGACGGAGAAGCTGAGACGAAAAATCTTTTTATTGTCATCCTATGAAGTGGACGGTCCGGAATCTACTTTGGAAACACAAGAAGGGATTAAGCTGAAATATTTTGCGGATGCACCGGACGGAAAGATTCGAATTGCCTGCTACAAGAATGGAGAAACAATGAATTACTGGCTTAGGACAGCATTTACCTGGGATGATTATGAAGTTAGCTGTGTAAATGATGATAGAGGTATCGTGGGAGCAGCAGAGGTGCATGGAGAATTAGCCGTTCGCCCAATCTTCTGCATTGAAGGAGATACCCCTGTTTACAAGAAGAAGATAAGTGATATGAAGACAGGATATGTGATAGAGTAA
- a CDS encoding S-layer homology domain-containing protein: MKRQRVILLGIAICIALSCIGGIRLSEGKKTEISIEQLAYDIKKIWENIVYVKDNYETGANPRFSPSKNRIIRINCPVDVHIYEEDTLVGQIINDEPVEVDDYMFFHGFNSDGEKFAYICAEIDCTVKIIATGDGTVSYTVQEESLEDGIARIVNYFDIPIQKGTVLTATLPAYTEEDLEDREGKPTATKYTLWNTTENKEIFATNDLSGEAAKQYKCYIDVQTEQERQGLAWGRGERVLGGYALVSAFPFEGYQFDGWYEDGKKVSEDLEYRVKADKNRTLIAKFQKDDTYQKPDTSSESKDKQDKVQQTSELQTDSKNIEQMQAPFTDIQDHWAKDSIQYLWEKDIVRGYADNTFCPDSFVTRAEVVQLLVQAKNLDKATYRGIFSDVKANEWFADAVQTAVNHHLVEGYPDKTFRPNRNMTRAEWITVLQSLQSNIELTDAQTEEILSRFKDKDSIPYWAKKAVAGTVQSGLISGFDNRIYADRPISRAEIAVTLYRLLYQQRSFE; encoded by the coding sequence ATGAAACGACAGAGGGTGATATTACTTGGAATTGCAATATGTATTGCACTGAGTTGTATAGGAGGTATTCGGTTATCAGAAGGAAAAAAGACAGAGATTTCGATTGAACAACTTGCCTATGATATCAAAAAAATTTGGGAAAACATTGTGTATGTCAAAGATAATTATGAAACGGGAGCAAATCCGAGATTCTCTCCTTCCAAAAACAGAATTATTCGAATCAATTGTCCGGTAGATGTCCATATCTATGAAGAAGATACCTTGGTCGGGCAGATTATTAATGATGAACCGGTGGAAGTGGATGACTATATGTTCTTTCACGGTTTTAACAGTGACGGAGAAAAATTTGCTTATATCTGTGCGGAGATTGATTGCACTGTGAAGATTATTGCAACCGGAGACGGAACGGTAAGTTATACTGTACAGGAAGAATCCTTAGAGGACGGAATTGCACGAATTGTGAATTACTTCGATATTCCGATTCAAAAAGGAACTGTGTTGACTGCGACTCTTCCCGCTTATACGGAAGAAGACCTGGAAGACAGAGAAGGAAAACCGACTGCAACCAAGTACACACTTTGGAACACAACCGAGAATAAAGAGATTTTCGCAACGAACGATTTGTCGGGAGAAGCGGCGAAGCAATATAAGTGTTATATCGATGTTCAAACAGAACAGGAACGGCAAGGATTGGCTTGGGGACGAGGAGAGCGAGTGCTTGGAGGATATGCGTTGGTAAGTGCCTTTCCGTTCGAAGGATATCAGTTTGATGGTTGGTACGAAGATGGAAAGAAAGTATCCGAAGACTTGGAGTATCGTGTCAAAGCCGATAAAAACCGTACCTTGATTGCTAAATTCCAAAAGGATGATACCTATCAGAAACCGGATACTTCGAGCGAATCAAAGGATAAACAAGATAAGGTACAACAAACTTCGGAATTACAGACTGATTCGAAAAATATTGAACAAATGCAGGCTCCGTTCACTGATATCCAAGACCATTGGGCAAAAGACAGTATTCAGTATTTGTGGGAAAAGGATATTGTAAGAGGATATGCCGATAACACATTCTGCCCGGATTCTTTTGTAACAAGAGCGGAAGTTGTCCAACTGTTGGTTCAAGCAAAAAATTTGGATAAAGCGACTTACCGTGGAATCTTTTCAGATGTCAAAGCGAATGAGTGGTTTGCGGATGCTGTGCAAACAGCGGTGAATCATCATCTTGTGGAAGGATACCCTGATAAAACTTTCCGACCAAACCGAAATATGACCAGAGCGGAATGGATAACTGTATTACAGAGTCTGCAAAGCAATATTGAATTAACTGATGCACAAACGGAAGAAATATTATCCCGATTTAAAGACAAAGACAGTATTCCGTACTGGGCAAAAAAAGCAGTTGCAGGCACTGTTCAATCAGGATTGATTTCGGGTTTTGACAATAGGATTTATGCAGACCGACCAATCAGCAGAGCCGAAATTGCGGTGACTCTGTATCGATTGCTTTATCAACAACGCTCTTTTGAGTAG
- a CDS encoding (deoxy)nucleoside triphosphate pyrophosphohydrolase: MKTVHVVSAVIRRENEVFATQKGYGEWKGWWEFPGGKVEDGESAKEALFREIREELETSVEVGDLIEVVEYDYPKFHLYMECFWATVTEGNLVLKEAQDSRWLTAEQIYDVKWLPGDLGLIETIRKELMKSEREK; this comes from the coding sequence ATGAAAACAGTACATGTTGTATCAGCAGTGATTCGAAGAGAAAATGAAGTTTTTGCAACACAGAAGGGCTATGGAGAATGGAAAGGTTGGTGGGAATTTCCCGGAGGAAAGGTTGAAGATGGAGAAAGTGCAAAAGAAGCACTGTTTCGTGAAATACGGGAAGAGTTGGAAACTTCCGTTGAAGTAGGAGACTTAATTGAAGTGGTAGAGTACGATTATCCGAAGTTTCATCTGTATATGGAATGTTTTTGGGCAACGGTGACAGAGGGAAACTTAGTGTTAAAAGAAGCGCAGGATTCAAGATGGCTGACAGCTGAACAGATTTATGATGTAAAGTGGTTGCCGGGAGATTTGGGATTGATTGAGACCATCAGAAAAGAACTGATGAAATCAGAACGGGAAAAATGA
- a CDS encoding FeoB-associated Cys-rich membrane protein, translating into MTWLAENKGTILVGAVLLVIVISIIRNMYRKKKQGKGCSCADGCGSCGGSCH; encoded by the coding sequence ATGACATGGCTTGCGGAAAATAAAGGGACCATTTTGGTGGGAGCGGTTTTGCTTGTGATTGTGATTAGTATTATCAGAAATATGTATCGCAAGAAAAAACAAGGAAAAGGTTGCTCTTGTGCAGACGGCTGTGGAAGTTGCGGAGGATCTTGCCACTAA
- the feoB gene encoding ferrous iron transport protein B — MSITIALAGNPNSGKTTLFNALTGSNQFVGNWPGVTVEKKEGKLKKYDDVKIMDLPGIYSLSPYTLEEVVARNYLIQERPDAILNIVDGTNLERNLYLTTQLVELGIPVVVAINMIDIVHKNGDVINTEELSRQLGCKVVEISALKGTGIQEAADVVISAAKKEKTVPMHTFTGCVEHALAHIEEAAIHDIPEEQQRWYAIKIFERDEKVLAHLNLDSSVKAHIETDIKAAEQELDDDAESIITSERYLYIATIIKACYKKKNENRVSTSDKIDRVVTNRWLGLPIFAAVMFMVYYIAMVTVGLSATDWTNDNLFDAGFHLTGGSEYEEASEEFATAQLIIDGYVAYIEENGEAPKGNFEYEVEDEETLEVSKETATLEDYEKAVKIWEQYGAEAPDPAEYGIFVPSIPDFTEGILDSLNCAEWLKGLILDGIIAGVGAVLGFVPQMLVLFFLLAILEGCGYMARIAFVLDRIFRKFGLSGKSFIPMLVGVGCGVPGIMASRTIENERDRRMTIITTTFIPCSAKVPFIAMIAGAIFGGNAWVATSAYFIGMAAIVISGIILKKTTMFAGEPAPFVMEMPPYHIPTLGTVLRSTWERGWSFIRKAGTIILLSTIFVWFTSFFGFTEDGFRMLSEEELNLSILAKIGNLVAWIFIPLGWGNWQAAVASITGLVAKENIVGTMGILYGTGGNVWDTLGSVFNGVTGYSFLVFNLLCAPCFAAIGAIKREMNNTKWTWFAIGYQCGFAYVVAMMIHQFGSAYMGETHIIGLIASVICLATMIYMLFRPYKEATHHTEK; from the coding sequence ATGAGTATTACTATTGCACTTGCAGGGAATCCGAACAGTGGGAAGACAACGCTGTTTAATGCTCTGACAGGCTCAAATCAATTTGTAGGTAACTGGCCGGGAGTTACCGTAGAAAAAAAAGAAGGAAAGTTAAAAAAATACGATGATGTAAAAATTATGGACTTGCCCGGAATCTATTCTCTTTCTCCATATACATTGGAAGAAGTGGTAGCGCGTAATTATTTAATCCAAGAGAGACCGGATGCCATCTTGAATATCGTAGACGGAACAAACTTGGAAAGAAACTTATATTTAACGACTCAGTTGGTGGAATTGGGTATTCCGGTAGTGGTGGCAATCAATATGATAGACATTGTTCACAAAAACGGAGATGTAATCAATACGGAAGAATTGTCTCGTCAACTTGGATGCAAAGTGGTAGAAATTTCTGCATTGAAAGGAACGGGAATTCAAGAGGCTGCCGATGTTGTAATTTCTGCAGCAAAAAAAGAGAAAACAGTACCGATGCATACTTTTACCGGTTGCGTAGAGCATGCACTTGCTCATATTGAAGAAGCAGCTATCCATGATATTCCGGAAGAGCAACAACGCTGGTATGCCATTAAAATTTTTGAAAGAGATGAAAAGGTATTAGCTCATTTGAATTTAGACAGTTCTGTGAAGGCTCATATTGAAACAGATATTAAAGCTGCGGAACAAGAGTTGGATGATGATGCGGAATCCATTATTACAAGCGAACGATACCTTTATATTGCGACGATTATCAAAGCTTGTTACAAGAAAAAGAATGAAAATCGTGTCAGCACCTCAGACAAAATCGACCGTGTTGTGACAAACCGTTGGTTGGGACTTCCTATTTTTGCAGCAGTTATGTTTATGGTGTACTATATTGCGATGGTTACTGTGGGTCTATCTGCAACCGATTGGACAAACGATAACTTATTTGATGCCGGATTCCATTTGACCGGTGGAAGCGAGTATGAAGAAGCATCTGAAGAGTTCGCAACTGCACAATTGATTATAGACGGATATGTTGCATATATAGAAGAAAACGGAGAAGCTCCCAAAGGAAATTTTGAATATGAAGTAGAAGATGAAGAGACCTTAGAAGTAAGCAAGGAAACCGCTACTTTGGAAGATTATGAAAAAGCAGTAAAAATATGGGAACAATATGGAGCAGAAGCACCCGACCCTGCAGAGTATGGTATTTTTGTCCCAAGTATTCCTGATTTTACGGAAGGAATTTTGGATTCTCTTAATTGCGCGGAATGGTTGAAAGGATTGATTCTTGACGGTATTATTGCAGGAGTTGGAGCGGTTCTTGGATTCGTACCTCAAATGTTGGTATTGTTCTTCCTGCTTGCAATCTTGGAAGGTTGCGGATATATGGCTCGTATTGCATTCGTATTGGATAGAATTTTCCGTAAATTCGGATTGTCCGGAAAATCATTTATTCCAATGTTGGTTGGGGTAGGTTGTGGAGTTCCCGGAATTATGGCGAGTCGTACGATTGAAAATGAACGCGATCGCCGTATGACTATCATAACGACGACATTCATTCCTTGCAGTGCAAAAGTTCCGTTTATTGCAATGATTGCAGGAGCAATTTTCGGTGGAAATGCTTGGGTTGCAACTTCTGCATATTTTATCGGAATGGCGGCAATTGTTATTTCCGGCATTATCTTAAAGAAAACAACAATGTTTGCGGGAGAACCTGCACCTTTTGTAATGGAAATGCCACCTTACCATATACCTACTTTAGGCACTGTGCTTCGTTCAACATGGGAACGTGGATGGTCATTCATCAGAAAAGCCGGAACAATTATCTTACTGTCTACCATCTTTGTATGGTTTACGAGTTTCTTCGGATTTACAGAAGACGGATTCCGAATGTTGAGTGAGGAAGAGTTGAATTTATCCATTCTTGCAAAAATCGGAAACTTGGTTGCTTGGATTTTCATTCCTTTGGGATGGGGAAATTGGCAGGCTGCCGTAGCGTCTATCACAGGACTTGTAGCGAAAGAAAATATTGTAGGAACAATGGGTATTTTGTATGGAACCGGAGGAAATGTTTGGGATACGCTTGGCAGTGTATTTAATGGTGTGACCGGATACTCCTTCTTAGTGTTCAACTTATTATGTGCACCTTGTTTTGCGGCAATCGGTGCAATCAAACGAGAAATGAACAACACAAAATGGACATGGTTTGCGATTGGATACCAATGCGGATTTGCGTATGTGGTAGCAATGATGATTCATCAATTCGGTTCGGCATATATGGGTGAAACACATATCATCGGATTAATTGCATCTGTTATCTGTTTGGCTACAATGATTTATATGTTGTTTAGACCTTACAAAGAAGCAACACATCATACTGAAAAATAG
- a CDS encoding FeoA family protein: MNTLKNTKIGQTVTVVKLHGEGAVKRRIMDMGLTRGTEVTVQKVAPLGDPIELTVRGYQLSIRKADAEMVEVE; this comes from the coding sequence ATGAACACTTTGAAAAATACAAAAATCGGACAAACTGTCACAGTGGTAAAGTTGCACGGAGAAGGTGCGGTGAAACGCAGAATCATGGATATGGGACTAACTCGCGGGACGGAAGTTACAGTTCAAAAAGTTGCACCATTAGGTGATCCGATTGAATTGACTGTTAGGGGATATCAGTTATCTATTCGGAAAGCTGATGCGGAAATGGTAGAAGTGGAATAA
- a CDS encoding FeoA family protein yields MMPLVLAEVGTENIIKRIGGTPEVKKHLENLGFIVGATVSIVNTLNGSVIVNIKGSRVALSEGMARKIMI; encoded by the coding sequence ATGATGCCTTTAGTTTTGGCAGAGGTTGGAACTGAAAATATTATCAAGAGAATCGGCGGAACGCCCGAAGTGAAAAAACATCTGGAAAACCTCGGCTTTATTGTCGGAGCTACGGTGTCAATTGTCAACACTCTGAACGGGAGCGTGATTGTAAATATCAAGGGTTCCAGAGTTGCATTGAGCGAAGGGATGGCAAGAAAAATAATGATTTAA